The Peptostreptococcaceae bacterium genome has a window encoding:
- the nifS gene encoding cysteine desulfurase NifS, which translates to MKRNVYLDYSATTPVKKEVFEAMVPFYTDNFGNASSIYRIGREAKDVIDKSRETIAETINASPKEIYFCAGGSEADNWALKGIAEANSAKGKHIITSKIEHHAILHTCEYLEKRGFEVTYLDVDEYGMINLKDLENAIKNETILISIMYVNNEIGTIQSIKEIGKIAKKNGVYFHTDAVQAYGHIKMDVEDLGVDLMTMSSHKIYGPKGIGALYIKRGTHIDQLIHGGAQEKNMRAGTENLAAIVGFGKAASIADETLDEHRSRLIVLRDRMINEILNKIDHVKLNGPRTERHPGNVNFCFEFIEGESLLLLLDNEGIAASSGSACTSGSLDPSHVLMSIGLPHEIAHGSLRLTIGDFTTKEDVDYTVEKLIGIVEKLRAISPLH; encoded by the coding sequence ATGAAGAGGAATGTGTATTTAGATTATTCGGCTACAACACCGGTAAAGAAAGAAGTATTTGAAGCGATGGTGCCGTTCTATACTGATAATTTTGGTAATGCCTCAAGTATTTACAGGATTGGTAGAGAAGCTAAAGACGTTATCGACAAATCTCGCGAAACAATAGCTGAAACAATTAATGCCTCTCCGAAGGAAATATACTTTTGCGCAGGCGGTTCGGAAGCGGACAATTGGGCGCTGAAGGGAATTGCCGAGGCAAACAGTGCAAAGGGAAAACACATAATTACAAGTAAGATTGAACATCATGCAATTCTTCATACCTGCGAGTATCTCGAAAAGAGAGGGTTTGAAGTAACATATCTTGATGTAGATGAATATGGAATGATTAATCTGAAAGATCTTGAAAATGCGATAAAAAATGAAACCATACTTATCTCGATAATGTATGTAAATAACGAAATAGGAACGATTCAGTCAATAAAAGAAATCGGGAAAATAGCGAAGAAAAACGGTGTTTACTTCCATACCGACGCAGTTCAGGCTTATGGACATATAAAGATGGATGTGGAGGATCTTGGGGTTGATTTAATGACGATGTCATCTCACAAAATTTATGGACCCAAGGGCATTGGAGCTCTTTATATAAAAAGAGGAACACACATCGATCAGCTTATACATGGAGGCGCACAAGAAAAAAACATGCGTGCAGGAACTGAAAATTTGGCTGCAATTGTTGGATTTGGGAAAGCCGCATCCATTGCTGACGAAACACTTGATGAACATCGAAGCCGATTAATCGTATTAAGGGATAGAATGATAAATGAAATCTTGAATAAAATCGATCATGTAAAGTTAAACGGGCCTCGTACCGAAAGACATCCCGGAAATGTCAACTTTTGTTTCGAATTCATAGAGGGAGAGTCTTTGCTTCTACTTTTGGACAATGAGGGAATTGCCGCTTCAAGCGGTTCTGCGTGTACATCGGGCTCATTGGATCCTTCACATGTTCTTATGTCCATAGGGTTGCCGCACGAAATAGCTCATGGTTCCCTTCGATTGACAATTGGGGATTTCACAACCAAAGAAGATGTTGATTATACGGTTGAAAAACTTATCGGAATAGTAGAGAAGCTGAGAGCGATATCTCCGCTTCATTAA
- the nifU gene encoding Fe-S cluster assembly scaffold protein NifU: MYSEKVMDHFMNPRNVGEIENADGVGEVGNPQCGDIMKIYLKIEKDIIVDAKFKTFGCGSAIASSSMATELIKGKSIDEVVSFTNKAVVEALDGLPPKKIHCSVLAEDAIKIALMDYAKKNNITIKGLENFKVREPEH, from the coding sequence ATGTATTCAGAAAAGGTAATGGATCATTTCATGAATCCCAGGAATGTTGGTGAAATAGAGAATGCCGATGGAGTTGGTGAAGTTGGAAACCCGCAATGCGGGGATATTATGAAAATATATCTTAAAATTGAAAAAGATATAATAGTTGATGCAAAATTCAAAACTTTTGGTTGTGGGTCTGCAATAGCTTCTTCAAGCATGGCAACCGAACTAATAAAGGGGAAATCCATTGATGAAGTAGTTAGTTTTACCAACAAAGCTGTTGTAGAAGCATTGGACGGCCTTCCACCTAAAAAAATCCATTGCTCCGTATTGGCTGAAGACGCAATAAAAATAGCTCTTATGGATTACGCTAAAAAGAACAATATAACAATAAAAGGGCTTGAAAACTTCAAGGTCAGGGAGCCTGAACATTAA
- the aspS gene encoding aspartate--tRNA ligase, translated as MAELLKGLKRTHMCGSLRKQNEGERVTLMGWVQKRRNLGSLIFVDIRDVTGISQIIFDEDVSKEAFEKAGKIRGEFVIAVLGTVHIRQSINTKMDTGDIEIYAEEIRILSEADIPPIHINDDDDAGERLRLMYRYLDLRKPKMQKNLIMRNKVTKSARDFLNNESFTEVETPMLTKPTPEGARDYLVPSRVNPGKFYALPQSPQIFKQLLMVSGMDRYFQIARCFRDEDLRADRQPEFTQIDIEMSFVEEDDVISINEKLIRHIFKEVMNVDVEIPFKRISYIEAMERYGSDKPDLRFGFELKSLNEVLSGTEFKVFKTVIDNGGSVKGINVKGYADKFSKKGISKLEKHVKTYGAKGLAWIKLENGEIVSPILKFLTADEIAAITELFELEENDLILVVADEPKVVYDSLGSLRVHVAKMLDILDESKYVFLWVTEFPLLEYDEENKRYVAMHHPFTSPVDADVELLEKDPGKVRAKAYDIVLNGVELGGGSIRIHDPKLQKKMFEALGFSDEESERKFGFLMNAFKYGTPPHGGLAYGLDRMVMLMTFSESIREVIAFPKTQNATCLMTEAPAEADEKQLDELSIALKLD; from the coding sequence ATGGCTGAACTTTTAAAAGGCTTGAAAAGAACACATATGTGTGGCTCATTGCGCAAGCAAAACGAGGGTGAAAGAGTAACCCTGATGGGTTGGGTACAGAAAAGAAGAAATTTGGGTTCATTAATATTTGTTGACATAAGAGATGTAACAGGAATATCGCAGATTATTTTCGATGAGGATGTTTCTAAAGAAGCCTTTGAGAAAGCCGGCAAAATAAGAGGAGAATTCGTAATTGCCGTTTTAGGAACTGTTCATATAAGGCAATCAATAAACACGAAAATGGATACGGGTGACATAGAGATATATGCAGAAGAAATAAGAATACTTTCTGAGGCTGATATTCCACCAATACACATAAATGACGATGACGATGCAGGAGAGCGCCTTAGATTAATGTATCGTTATCTTGACCTCCGAAAACCCAAAATGCAGAAGAATCTTATTATGAGGAACAAGGTTACCAAATCTGCAAGGGATTTTCTTAACAATGAGTCATTTACGGAAGTGGAAACGCCAATGCTTACGAAACCAACACCTGAGGGGGCAAGGGATTATCTTGTTCCGAGCAGAGTTAATCCAGGCAAATTTTATGCATTGCCTCAGTCTCCACAAATATTCAAGCAATTGCTTATGGTATCAGGAATGGACAGGTATTTTCAGATTGCAAGATGCTTCAGGGATGAGGACCTAAGGGCTGACAGGCAACCGGAATTTACTCAAATTGACATAGAGATGTCCTTTGTAGAAGAAGACGATGTAATAAGTATAAACGAGAAGCTAATACGCCACATATTCAAGGAAGTAATGAATGTGGATGTGGAGATTCCATTCAAAAGGATATCCTATATAGAGGCTATGGAAAGATACGGTTCGGACAAACCGGACCTCCGATTCGGTTTTGAGCTTAAGAGCTTGAACGAGGTTCTTTCAGGAACGGAATTTAAGGTGTTTAAAACTGTTATTGACAATGGGGGATCTGTAAAGGGAATAAATGTTAAGGGATATGCTGACAAGTTTAGCAAGAAAGGCATTTCTAAACTTGAAAAGCATGTAAAGACCTACGGAGCAAAGGGTCTTGCTTGGATTAAACTTGAAAATGGTGAAATAGTATCACCTATTCTAAAATTCTTGACAGCGGATGAAATTGCCGCGATAACTGAATTGTTTGAACTTGAAGAAAATGATTTAATACTTGTTGTTGCAGATGAACCCAAGGTTGTTTATGACTCACTTGGAAGCCTAAGAGTTCATGTAGCCAAGATGCTTGATATATTGGATGAAAGTAAATATGTATTCCTATGGGTAACCGAATTTCCACTGCTTGAATATGATGAGGAAAACAAAAGATATGTAGCTATGCATCATCCGTTCACTTCACCGGTAGATGCGGATGTCGAGCTGCTTGAAAAGGATCCGGGGAAAGTAAGGGCTAAGGCCTATGACATAGTGCTTAACGGAGTGGAACTTGGGGGCGGAAGCATACGAATCCATGACCCGAAATTGCAGAAAAAAATGTTCGAGGCATTGGGTTTCAGCGATGAAGAGTCTGAAAGGAAATTTGGATTCCTTATGAATGCATTTAAATATGGGACTCCGCCGCACGGAGGACTCGCTTATGGGTTGGACAGAATGGTTATGCTTATGACATTCAGTGAAAGCATTCGTGAGGTAATAGCTTTTCCCAAGACGCAAAACGCGACATGTTTAATGACAGAAGCTCCTGCAGAAGCGGATGAAAAACAATTGGACGAACTGAGCATAGCCTTGAAGCTTGACTGA
- a CDS encoding dephospho-CoA kinase, with product MKQNKNEKKSIIIGLTGGIGSGKTTVTELLLEKGFPVIDADKISREIMDEPKTGCEVVDCFGENIVDPDGKIDRRKLRKIVFEDESLLKELNKIFHEKIRNRINIDISSLKKDGKSVIFLDAPLLIENKLDKMVDEVWIVFCSIESQIERVMKRDNSSRKEIEQIIKRQMPLDEKLECANLVFKNDGSVLELKEKLESALQSLNERV from the coding sequence ATGAAACAAAATAAGAATGAGAAAAAGAGTATCATAATAGGACTTACCGGAGGAATAGGATCAGGAAAAACAACTGTGACTGAATTATTATTAGAAAAGGGATTTCCTGTTATAGATGCCGATAAAATAAGCAGAGAGATTATGGATGAACCGAAAACCGGCTGCGAAGTAGTTGATTGCTTTGGAGAGAACATAGTGGATCCCGATGGCAAAATAGACAGAAGAAAATTGAGAAAGATTGTCTTTGAAGATGAATCCCTTTTGAAAGAACTAAATAAGATTTTTCACGAAAAAATAAGGAATCGAATAAATATAGACATATCAAGTCTAAAAAAAGACGGCAAAAGTGTAATATTTTTGGATGCCCCGTTGCTCATTGAGAATAAACTTGATAAAATGGTTGATGAGGTTTGGATAGTGTTTTGCAGCATTGAGTCGCAGATTGAAAGAGTCATGAAAAGGGATAATTCAAGTCGGAAGGAAATTGAGCAAATCATCAAGAGGCAGATGCCGCTTGATGAAAAGTTGGAATGCGCGAACCTTGTTTTCAAAAACGATGGTTCCGTATTGGAATTAAAGGAAAAATTAGAATCGGCTTTACAGAGCTTGAATGAAAGAGTCTGA
- a CDS encoding histidine--tRNA ligase — MLTQAPRGTKDVLPADAYKWQYVERKFADICNRFGYEEIRTPGFEHTVLFKRGVGEGTDIVQKEMYTFKDNGKRELTLKPEGTSPVVRSFVENKIYALAQPTKVYYNTPCYRYERPQAGRLRAFHQFGIEVFGAKDPSTDAEIIHLGMTFFKEVGLSNLELRINSIGCPKCRKEYIKVLKEYYKPKLSELCSTCNDRYERNPVRIIDCKSPICQEISEGAPSILDYLCDECMEHFEGLKRNLDIMKTPYIIDSNIVRGLDYYSKTAFEIISRDIGAQGTVCGGGRYDGLVEEIGGPPTPGVGFGLGVERLILTLESNNIDIPKPAGLDIFIAAMGQNALEKAVEIVAVLRTLGYKADFDHLKRSLKAQFKYSDKKNASYTLVIGDNELEKGDAILKNMKTGEQSEIAISNTAEEIANKLSEGM, encoded by the coding sequence ATGTTGACACAAGCACCGAGGGGTACTAAGGATGTACTCCCAGCTGATGCCTATAAATGGCAATATGTTGAAAGAAAATTTGCTGATATATGCAATCGTTTTGGGTATGAGGAAATCAGAACTCCGGGATTCGAGCATACAGTTCTCTTCAAAAGAGGAGTAGGCGAAGGAACCGACATCGTTCAAAAGGAAATGTATACGTTTAAAGATAATGGAAAGAGAGAGCTTACGCTAAAACCTGAAGGAACTTCACCCGTGGTAAGGTCTTTCGTTGAAAATAAGATTTATGCACTGGCTCAACCTACAAAAGTGTATTACAACACTCCTTGCTATAGGTATGAAAGGCCGCAGGCAGGAAGATTGAGGGCTTTTCATCAATTTGGGATAGAAGTCTTCGGAGCAAAGGATCCTTCGACGGATGCCGAAATAATTCATCTCGGAATGACATTCTTCAAAGAGGTGGGACTCAGTAATCTTGAACTGAGAATAAACAGCATAGGGTGTCCTAAATGCAGAAAAGAATATATTAAAGTGTTGAAAGAATACTATAAGCCTAAATTGAGCGAATTATGTAGTACATGCAACGATCGTTATGAAAGAAATCCTGTGAGAATTATAGACTGCAAAAGCCCGATATGTCAAGAAATCAGTGAGGGAGCCCCTTCAATTCTTGATTATCTGTGCGATGAATGCATGGAACATTTCGAGGGATTGAAAAGAAACCTAGATATTATGAAAACTCCGTATATTATCGACTCAAACATAGTAAGAGGGCTTGATTATTATTCGAAAACGGCTTTTGAAATAATAAGCCGCGATATAGGCGCGCAGGGAACTGTGTGTGGCGGCGGAAGATATGATGGATTGGTTGAGGAAATAGGAGGCCCTCCAACACCGGGTGTGGGTTTTGGACTGGGTGTTGAAAGACTTATTCTGACACTGGAAAGCAATAACATAGATATTCCAAAGCCGGCAGGGCTAGACATATTTATTGCGGCAATGGGACAGAATGCTTTGGAAAAGGCGGTTGAGATTGTAGCAGTATTGAGGACATTGGGTTATAAAGCAGATTTCGACCATCTGAAGAGAAGCCTGAAGGCTCAATTCAAATATTCGGATAAGAAGAATGCCTCATATACATTGGTAATAGGCGACAACGAATTGGAAAAGGGCGATGCTATTCTTAAGAATATGAAAACGGGAGAGCAGAGCGAAATAGCCATAAGCAATACTGCTGAAGAAATTGCGAATAAATTGAGTGAGGGGATGTAA
- a CDS encoding serine hydroxymethyltransferase, with translation MKYEYLRKADPEIMDVLNKELYRQRNGIELIASENFISKAVMETMGSTLTNKYAEGYPGKRYYGGCEEIDVAEELAIDRLKKLFGAEHANVQPHCGSAANFAVYQSVLQPGDVVMGMSLTHGGHLTHGSPVNQSGKLYKFISYGVDKETERIDYDDVEKIARESKPRLIVAGASAYSREIDFEKFRMIADAVGAYLMVDMAHIAGLVAAGLHVNPCPYADFVTTTTHKTLRGPRGGAILCKAEYAKIIDKAIFPGSQGGPLMHVIASKAVCFKEAATDEFKRYQEQIIKNAKVLAAELKIRGFRIVSDGTDNHMMLLDLRSKNITGKDAEKRLDEIGVTVNKNTVPYDSESPFITSGIRLGTPAVTTRGMRESDMAVIAEIIKGAIERDIDDDSLKNDVKELCKKFPLYEQ, from the coding sequence ATGAAATACGAATATCTTAGAAAGGCTGATCCTGAAATAATGGATGTATTAAATAAGGAATTGTATAGACAAAGGAACGGAATAGAATTGATTGCATCGGAGAATTTCATTTCAAAGGCTGTTATGGAAACGATGGGAAGCACTCTAACAAATAAATATGCTGAAGGCTATCCCGGCAAAAGGTATTATGGAGGATGCGAAGAAATTGATGTGGCTGAAGAATTGGCTATTGATCGATTAAAAAAGCTTTTTGGAGCAGAACATGCAAATGTACAGCCTCATTGTGGGTCCGCGGCAAATTTTGCAGTATATCAGTCAGTATTGCAGCCGGGAGACGTTGTAATGGGCATGTCGCTTACGCATGGAGGACATTTGACGCATGGAAGCCCTGTAAATCAGTCAGGAAAGCTTTACAAATTCATAAGCTACGGAGTCGATAAGGAAACGGAAAGAATCGATTATGATGATGTTGAAAAAATTGCAAGAGAGAGCAAACCCAGGTTGATTGTAGCGGGAGCAAGCGCATATTCACGGGAAATAGATTTTGAAAAATTCAGAATGATAGCTGATGCAGTAGGCGCGTACCTTATGGTTGACATGGCTCATATTGCAGGATTGGTTGCTGCAGGCCTTCATGTAAATCCTTGCCCTTATGCCGATTTTGTAACGACGACCACGCATAAAACATTAAGAGGACCAAGGGGCGGAGCCATTCTTTGCAAAGCGGAATACGCAAAGATAATTGACAAGGCCATTTTTCCGGGGTCTCAAGGCGGACCGTTGATGCATGTAATTGCCTCGAAAGCCGTTTGTTTCAAAGAAGCTGCTACAGATGAATTCAAACGATATCAAGAGCAGATAATAAAGAATGCCAAAGTATTGGCAGCGGAATTAAAGATAAGAGGCTTCAGAATTGTTTCAGATGGAACAGACAACCATATGATGCTGCTTGATTTGCGAAGCAAAAATATCACAGGCAAGGATGCGGAAAAAAGGCTAGATGAAATAGGCGTAACTGTAAATAAGAACACCGTTCCATATGATTCCGAAAGTCCTTTTATCACCAGTGGAATTCGTTTGGGGACTCCAGCGGTAACAACAAGAGGCATGCGTGAATCGGATATGGCTGTTATTGCTGAAATAATAAAAGGTGCAATTGAAAGGGATATTGACGACGATTCATTGAAAAACGATGTAAAAGAACTTTGCAAAAAATTCCCTTTATACGAACAATAA
- a CDS encoding nicotinate phosphoribosyltransferase, translating into MKELKTLKDVEEFESGDPKRLSSASHEEILNGATTDIYFIRTMDILKSMGIEDKYVVAEIFARKDGVFAGIEDVKTLLKGRNIELWGIEEGDFFKTKEPLVVIKGPYSEFGAYETVILGMLASASGWATASREIKEACGDKTFLCFGARHLHPAVAPCMERAAIIGGASGASCILAAKEMNIEPSGTLPHAAMLIAGDTEIIAKHYDELMPLEHKRIVLVDTFKDEVEESIRIAKLLGDRLYGVRVDTPSERGGVTSGLIRELRAKLDQEGFEKVKIFVSGGLKPEKIRELSIAGADSFGVGSYISSASPIDMTMDLKEVDGKLIAKRGRIPGINENNRLKKIEI; encoded by the coding sequence ATGAAGGAATTGAAAACGTTAAAGGATGTAGAAGAATTTGAATCAGGAGATCCAAAAAGATTATCTTCTGCAAGTCATGAGGAAATACTCAATGGAGCGACAACGGACATATACTTCATAAGAACCATGGATATACTTAAAAGCATGGGAATTGAAGATAAGTATGTGGTTGCCGAGATATTTGCGAGAAAAGATGGCGTCTTTGCCGGAATTGAAGACGTAAAGACTCTTCTGAAAGGGAGAAATATCGAGTTGTGGGGTATAGAAGAAGGAGATTTCTTCAAGACTAAAGAACCTTTAGTGGTTATAAAGGGTCCGTATTCTGAATTCGGAGCCTACGAGACGGTAATACTTGGAATGCTGGCAAGTGCATCTGGATGGGCTACGGCTTCAAGAGAGATTAAAGAGGCGTGTGGAGATAAGACTTTTCTATGCTTTGGGGCAAGGCATTTGCATCCTGCAGTGGCTCCATGCATGGAAAGAGCGGCCATAATAGGCGGAGCAAGCGGAGCAAGCTGTATACTGGCTGCGAAAGAAATGAACATTGAACCGAGTGGAACGCTTCCTCATGCTGCAATGCTTATTGCTGGAGATACTGAAATAATAGCAAAACATTATGATGAACTAATGCCGCTTGAGCATAAAAGAATCGTCTTGGTGGACACATTCAAGGACGAGGTGGAGGAAAGCATTAGAATTGCAAAATTGCTCGGGGATAGACTATATGGTGTAAGAGTAGATACCCCTAGCGAAAGAGGCGGAGTTACATCTGGACTTATTCGTGAACTTAGAGCAAAACTGGATCAAGAGGGGTTTGAAAAGGTAAAGATTTTCGTTTCCGGTGGACTTAAACCGGAAAAAATAAGAGAACTTTCGATTGCAGGAGCAGATTCTTTTGGCGTAGGAAGCTACATTTCATCGGCCTCCCCTATTGATATGACTATGGATTTGAAAGAAGTGGACGGAAAGCTTATTGCAAAGAGAGGGAGAATTCCGGGAATCAATGAAAATAATCGCTTGAAAAAGATAGAGATATGA
- a CDS encoding SoxR reducing system RseC family protein, producing MYRVGEVVNIKGEMAQVKLMRHSACGNCKACKIGDDDGSVYSDVYNELNAKEGDHVEISMEEGNLLGAAAILYGFPLVTMLFSVFIVNFILERISVGHHELILGAVVLLSLTTTFAIIRAKNGKFIKSKKYLPVVTKIIDKG from the coding sequence ATGTATAGAGTCGGAGAAGTGGTAAATATTAAAGGGGAAATGGCTCAGGTAAAATTGATGAGGCATTCAGCGTGTGGAAATTGCAAAGCATGTAAAATTGGTGATGATGACGGGAGCGTATATTCAGATGTATACAATGAATTGAACGCAAAAGAAGGAGACCATGTTGAAATTAGTATGGAGGAAGGGAATCTTCTCGGTGCGGCAGCCATACTTTATGGATTTCCACTCGTTACCATGTTGTTTAGTGTATTTATAGTAAACTTCATATTGGAAAGAATTAGTGTCGGTCACCATGAATTGATTTTAGGGGCAGTAGTTTTGCTGTCATTGACTACAACTTTTGCAATAATCAGAGCTAAAAATGGTAAGTTCATAAAATCAAAAAAATATCTTCCTGTGGTAACCAAAATAATTGATAAGGGGTGA
- a CDS encoding metal-sensitive transcriptional regulator — protein sequence MANYDKDAVQRRLRRIEGQIKGIQRMIDEERGCNDILIQVSAVRSAVNRVGGIVLENHLKHCMTKCKSEESEKEQTIDELIETMIGFLK from the coding sequence ATGGCGAATTACGACAAGGATGCTGTTCAGAGAAGACTTAGAAGAATTGAAGGACAGATAAAAGGAATACAGAGAATGATAGACGAAGAACGGGGATGCAACGATATTCTTATCCAGGTCTCCGCTGTGCGTTCAGCAGTAAATAGGGTTGGGGGCATTGTACTTGAGAATCATTTGAAGCATTGTATGACAAAATGCAAGAGCGAAGAATCGGAAAAAGAACAAACAATTGACGAGCTTATCGAAACCATGATAGGATTTTTGAAATAG
- a CDS encoding replication-associated recombination protein A, giving the protein MEPLAVRIRPEKLEDVIGQKHIIGNGKLINSLLEKKQLMNMIFYGPPGTGKTTVANLLARSTDRKFYKINATNAGVGDLKKVIGDLDTLFTMNGVVLYVDEIQHFNRKQQQVLLEHTENGKIVLIASTTENPFQYVYKALLSRSMLFEFRSISPNDMVEGIKNLKERIEIESGKEIVFQENPLLRMAQHANGDYRKFLNYIEIGLLVENGQKVLFDENMAEKILQKKVFSYDRTGDEYYDIISAFQKSIRGSDPDASVHYLARLIEAEDIKPICRRLLVIAAEDIGLAYPNAINIVKACVDSALFVGLPEARIILSEATLLLALMPKSNSAMVAIENALADIATGEIDQIPNNIRDSHFSGAKQLNRGKGYKYPHSYDNHYVDQQYLPDNLKNKNYYESSRSGQETKFYEFNKKIRK; this is encoded by the coding sequence ATGGAGCCGCTAGCTGTTAGGATAAGACCTGAAAAATTGGAAGATGTTATAGGGCAAAAGCATATTATCGGAAATGGAAAATTGATAAACAGCCTTTTGGAAAAGAAACAATTGATGAATATGATTTTTTACGGTCCTCCAGGGACGGGAAAAACTACGGTTGCCAATCTGCTCGCAAGATCTACGGACAGAAAATTTTACAAGATAAATGCCACAAATGCCGGTGTGGGAGACTTGAAAAAAGTGATTGGTGATCTTGATACACTCTTTACAATGAATGGGGTTGTATTGTATGTAGATGAGATTCAGCATTTCAATAGGAAACAGCAACAGGTTCTTTTGGAACATACAGAAAACGGAAAAATAGTTCTTATTGCAAGCACGACAGAAAATCCTTTTCAATATGTATACAAGGCACTTTTGAGTCGTTCAATGCTTTTTGAGTTCCGCTCAATAAGTCCTAATGATATGGTTGAAGGAATTAAGAATTTAAAAGAGCGAATTGAAATTGAATCGGGCAAAGAAATTGTTTTTCAGGAAAATCCCTTATTGAGAATGGCTCAGCATGCAAATGGCGACTACAGAAAATTTCTTAACTATATTGAAATAGGCCTATTGGTTGAAAATGGACAGAAAGTGCTGTTTGATGAAAATATGGCAGAAAAGATACTACAAAAAAAAGTGTTCAGTTATGATAGGACCGGTGATGAATATTACGATATAATAAGCGCTTTCCAAAAATCAATACGAGGAAGCGACCCGGACGCATCGGTTCATTATCTTGCAAGGCTAATAGAGGCGGAGGATATAAAGCCAATATGTAGAAGATTGCTGGTAATAGCTGCTGAGGATATAGGGCTAGCATATCCCAACGCCATAAATATTGTAAAGGCTTGCGTCGATTCTGCGCTATTTGTAGGGCTCCCTGAGGCAAGAATAATATTATCTGAAGCAACACTTTTACTTGCTCTTATGCCCAAGTCGAACTCAGCTATGGTTGCCATAGAAAATGCATTGGCGGATATTGCAACAGGAGAAATTGATCAAATACCCAATAATATAAGAGACAGCCACTTTTCTGGAGCTAAGCAGCTGAATAGAGGAAAAGGTTATAAATATCCTCACAGTTACGACAATCACTATGTAGATCAACAATATTTGCCGGATAATTTAAAGAATAAAAATTACTACGAATCATCCCGGTCAGGCCAAGAAACAAAATTTTACGAGTTCAATAAAAAGATCAGGAAATAA
- a CDS encoding Rrf2 family transcriptional regulator — protein MKLSTKGRYGLRAMFYLALKYGEGSVPLSEISNEQSISISYLEQLFSSLRKKDLVVSLRGANGGYKLAASPDETVVGDILRALEGSLAPTDCVMDGEEEKYSYNDQCVTQRVWRKIKDSITEVVDSITLQDMINDYNEMNNCRSCKIESKLK, from the coding sequence TTGAAGCTTTCAACTAAAGGAAGATATGGATTAAGGGCAATGTTTTATCTGGCGTTGAAATACGGTGAAGGATCTGTGCCTTTAAGTGAGATAAGCAATGAACAAAGCATATCGATAAGTTATTTGGAGCAGCTTTTTTCATCCTTGAGAAAAAAAGATTTAGTTGTAAGCTTAAGAGGTGCAAATGGAGGATACAAACTTGCTGCATCACCCGATGAAACTGTTGTCGGAGATATTTTAAGGGCTCTTGAAGGTTCATTGGCACCAACCGATTGCGTTATGGATGGGGAAGAAGAAAAATATTCTTATAATGACCAATGCGTAACACAACGGGTATGGAGAAAGATAAAGGATAGTATTACTGAAGTGGTTGATTCTATCACATTGCAGGACATGATAAATGATTACAATGAAATGAACAATTGCCGAAGTTGCAAAATTGAAAGTAAATTAAAATAA